A window of the Euwallacea similis isolate ESF13 chromosome 20, ESF131.1, whole genome shotgun sequence genome harbors these coding sequences:
- the LOC136415483 gene encoding uncharacterized protein — protein MTEKIIRGPPGKSPKILKTIGQLFFELCNKYPDKVFQIEADTDQRETYLQTKQRAVRLACALKRHNLVQPGDTTMVCSENTIHNIIPILASIFLGASAASIDPMESVEEMAGALSYTTPKIIFSEHKSINMIMQARKELEKTMDKSHEMRLFIIGENTKNEKKAQRVEEFAPPNPKEESEFELYPGDPFDTAIYVFTSGTTSLPKPVALSHYGVLHGFKCLVDEMDNLKPDVMTHFASLYWISAILLTGVTLSHAGTKVIAPKIPASNLLDIIEKYKITFAFMSNTYTYDITNLPPETIAKHDTSSLYSIIIGGSPMDPAQLRKVRKILPHTKVTIGYGSSECAAVSAFDLRDVKAYEDKILASGKLVADVEVKIVDIENGTVLGRNETGEILVRSPYMMKGYHQSCCSFIKSPFDDEGFLKTGDLGYFDDEQYLFVTDRVNDTFKYKTYQVSPLTIERALLTHPAVKDAVAFNIFHEMDRNHAAAIVTLKSKFNVAEDELRKYANEKLSEKNKIRAKIWIVEEIPFKTRTGKVQRVRIREQFSKKIGNGVVH, from the exons ATGACAGAGAAAATCATTCGGGGGCCTCCCGGAAAGAGCCCCAAAATTCTTAAGACTATAGGACAGTTGTTTTTTGAGTTATGTAATAAATATCCGGATAAAGTGTTTCAG ATAGAAGCGGATACTGATCAAAGAGAAACATATCTTCAGACCAAACAAAGAGCCGTAAGACTGGCTTGCGCCTTAAAGCGGCATAATTTGGTCCAGCCTGGAGATACCACAATGGTCTGCTCCGAAAACACTATACACAACATAATCCCAATCTTAGCTAGCATTTTTTTGGGCGCAAGTGCCGCTTCCATAGACCCAATGGAAAGCGTGGAAGAAATGGCTGGGGCTCTGTCTTACACTAccccaaaaattattttcagcg aACATAAATCCATAAACATGATAATGCAGGCTCGTAAGGAGCTGGAGAAAACTATGGATAAAAGCCATGAGATGAGGCTTTTTATCATTGGGGAAAATACCAAGAACGAAAAAAAAGCTCAGAGGGTGGAGGAGTTTGCCCCGCCTAATCCTAAGGAGGAGAGTGAATTCGAACTTTATCCGGGG gaCCCCTTTGACACAGCCATCTATGTCTTCACCAGTGGCACGACAAGTCTTCCCAAGCCAGTAGCTTTATCTCATTACGGAGTCCTACATGGGTTTAAGTGTCTAGTAGA TGAAATGGATAATCTAAAACCTGACGTCATGACCCACTTCGCCTCCCTCTACTGGATATCTGCCATCCTGCTGACCGGGGTAACATTGTCCCATGCAGGCACTAAGGTTATAGCCCCCAAAATCCCTGCATCAAATCTCCTGGACATTATCGAGAAATACAAG ataACATTCGCCTTCATGTCAAACACCTACACCTACGATATAACGAATCTACCCCCGGAAACCATAGCGAAGCACGACACTTCTAGTCTCTATTCAATTATAATAGGTGGTTCTCCAATGGACCCAGCCCAACTAAGGAAAGTGAGAAAGATACTGCCCCATACCAAAGTGACCATAGGATATGGGTCCAGTGAATGTGCTGCAGTGTCTGCCTTCGATTTGCGAGATGTTAAAGCTTACGAGGACAAGATTTTGGCTTCCGGGAAGTTGGTGGCTGATGTAGAAGTTAAG ATTGTAGATATTGAAAATGGGACCGTGCTGGGCCGCAACGAGACAGGCGAAATACTTGTCCGAAGTCCTTACATGATGAAAGGGTACCATCAAAGCTGCTGTAGCTTCATCAAATCCCCTTTCGACGATGAAGGCTTCCTCAAAACGGGTGATCTTGGCTATTTTGACGATGAGCAATATCTCTTCGTGACAGACAGAGTTAACGACACTTTCAAATACAAGACTTATCAAGTAAGCCCTCTTACCATAGAGCGGGCCTTGCTAACGCATCCAGCAGTGAAGGACGCGGTagctttcaatatttttcacgAGATGGATCGGAACCATGCTGCTGCCATTGTAACGTTGAAGTCAAAATTTAACGTTGCTGAAGATGAATTGAGGAAGTATGCTAATGAAAAGTTGTCGGAGAAGAACAAAATTAGGGCTAAAATTTGGATTGTGGAAGAGATACCCTTTAAGACGAGAACCGGGAAAGTGCAGAGGGTGAGAATAAGGGAGCagtttagcaaaaaaattggcaatGGGGTTGTTCATTGA